The Kaustia mangrovi genome has a segment encoding these proteins:
- a CDS encoding LysR family transcriptional regulator, translating into MNKLDAMKTFATVAEEGGFSAAGRRLSMSRSAVNRQVIALEEDLGVQLLNRSTRRVSLTENGLVYLERCRAILSDIDEADRTVARLQAEPTGALRINAPMSFGITHLARPVAAFMARHAALRVQLTLNDRFVDPYEEGFDLTVRIGALPDSDLMARRLAPVRRVFCAAPAYIARHGRPACPRALRDHRCLHYGYLSTGTQWVVRGPGGEERVQVNDVLSSNSGEALRVAALEGLGIAMLPSFTVGEDLNAGRLVTVLDDYAPTEIAAYAIYPPNRFLTAKVRLFIDFLADWFRDTPPDAACMAAQRRA; encoded by the coding sequence ATGAACAAGCTCGATGCGATGAAGACCTTCGCGACGGTCGCCGAGGAAGGCGGCTTTTCAGCGGCGGGCCGGCGCCTGTCCATGTCGCGCTCGGCGGTCAACCGGCAGGTCATCGCGCTGGAGGAGGATCTCGGCGTCCAGCTTCTCAACCGCTCGACGCGCCGGGTCAGCCTGACGGAGAACGGCCTCGTTTATCTGGAGCGCTGCCGGGCGATCCTGAGCGATATCGACGAGGCCGACCGGACGGTGGCGCGCCTCCAGGCGGAGCCGACGGGCGCCCTGCGCATCAACGCGCCCATGTCCTTCGGCATCACGCATCTGGCGCGCCCCGTGGCCGCCTTCATGGCGCGCCACGCCGCGCTGCGCGTGCAGCTCACGCTCAACGACCGCTTCGTCGACCCCTACGAGGAGGGCTTCGACCTGACGGTGCGGATCGGCGCGCTGCCCGATTCCGACCTGATGGCGCGCCGGCTCGCCCCGGTCCGGCGGGTGTTCTGCGCCGCGCCGGCCTATATTGCGCGCCATGGGCGTCCGGCCTGCCCGCGCGCGCTCAGGGACCATCGCTGCCTGCATTACGGCTATCTCTCCACCGGCACCCAGTGGGTCGTGCGCGGCCCCGGCGGCGAGGAGCGCGTGCAGGTCAACGACGTCCTGTCCTCCAATAGCGGCGAGGCCCTGCGGGTGGCCGCGCTCGAGGGGCTCGGCATCGCCATGCTGCCGAGCTTCACCGTGGGCGAGGACCTCAATGCGGGCCGCCTCGTCACCGTGCTCGACGACTACGCCCCCACCGAGATCGCCGCCTATGCGATCTACCCGCCGAACCGGTTCCTGACAGCGAAGGTGCGCCTCTTCATCGACTTCCTCGCCGACTGGTTCCGCGACACCCCGCCAGACGCCGCCTGCATGGCCGCGCAGCGGCGGGCGTGA
- a CDS encoding CerR family C-terminal domain-containing protein, producing MTDDRTSTSRRRAGGPGEADREATRARLVAAGLDLFGRQGYEGATTRAIATAAGVNLASIPYHFGGKEGLYVAVAKHVADEIGQRMLPAFAEVETVLADPKAPRAAVLAQLHALMDRFCDLLVGGTQAAPWARFIIREQMDPSPAFDIFYEGVMRIGHSALCRLVGRLAGLPADAEETKIRAFALIGQVLVFRVAHAGVLRRLGWEEITPERLAATKAAVNAHITAIFSDGSARP from the coding sequence ATGACGGACGATCGCACATCGACATCGCGGCGGAGGGCCGGCGGGCCGGGAGAGGCCGACCGCGAGGCGACGCGGGCGCGGCTGGTGGCGGCGGGGCTCGACCTGTTCGGGCGGCAGGGCTATGAGGGCGCGACCACGCGTGCCATCGCCACCGCGGCGGGGGTGAACCTCGCCTCGATCCCCTATCATTTCGGCGGCAAGGAAGGCCTCTATGTCGCGGTCGCCAAGCATGTCGCCGACGAGATCGGCCAGCGCATGCTGCCGGCCTTCGCCGAGGTCGAGACCGTCCTCGCCGACCCCAAGGCCCCGCGCGCGGCGGTGCTCGCCCAGCTCCACGCGCTCATGGACCGGTTCTGCGACCTTCTGGTCGGCGGCACGCAGGCGGCCCCGTGGGCGCGCTTCATCATCCGCGAACAGATGGACCCCTCGCCCGCCTTCGACATCTTCTACGAGGGCGTCATGCGTATCGGGCATTCCGCGCTCTGCCGGCTCGTCGGACGGCTCGCGGGCCTGCCGGCGGACGCGGAGGAGACGAAGATCCGCGCCTTCGCCCTCATCGGCCAGGTGCTCGTCTTCCGCGTCGCGCATGCGGGCGTGCTGCGCCGGCTCGGCTGGGAGGAGATCACGCCGGAGCGGCTGGCGGCGACGAAGGCCGCGGTCAACGCGCATATCACCGCGATCTTCTCCGACGGGAGCGCTCGGCCATGA
- a CDS encoding HlyD family secretion protein translates to MTRIAAIALGLALSLALAACGEDPASRPYQGYVEGEFLLVGAKVTGQLATLNVAAGDAVEAGDRLFGLDPKQAEARRTEAAARLKQAEAELQNLLKGKRPLEIAVIEAQVDEARARLALADAQYKRIDRLTGEHVASQSQLDDARMSRDVAKAELERLKRELETARLPAREDEIEASRRNVNAARATLDAVATELDDLTQSAPRAGQVQEIFYREGEIVPAGRPVVSLLPPDNRKIRFFVPEAGLSAVSLGEEVTVSCDGCPQPLRARISFVSDEAEYTPPVIFSVESRKKLVYKVEAVPTGPAAALKPGQPVDVALSPGGP, encoded by the coding sequence ATGACCCGCATCGCCGCCATCGCGCTCGGCCTTGCCCTGTCCCTCGCGCTTGCCGCCTGCGGCGAGGACCCGGCCTCGCGCCCCTATCAGGGCTATGTGGAGGGCGAGTTCCTGCTCGTCGGCGCCAAGGTGACCGGCCAGCTCGCCACGCTGAACGTCGCCGCCGGCGACGCGGTGGAGGCCGGCGACCGGCTGTTCGGGCTCGACCCGAAGCAGGCGGAGGCGCGCCGGACGGAGGCCGCCGCGCGGCTCAAGCAGGCCGAGGCCGAGCTCCAGAACCTCCTCAAGGGCAAGCGCCCCCTGGAGATCGCGGTGATCGAGGCGCAGGTCGACGAGGCCCGCGCCCGGCTCGCGCTCGCCGACGCCCAGTACAAGCGCATCGACCGGCTCACCGGCGAGCATGTCGCCTCCCAGAGCCAGCTCGACGATGCCCGCATGAGCCGCGACGTCGCCAAGGCCGAGCTGGAACGGCTCAAGCGCGAGCTGGAGACCGCCCGCCTGCCCGCGCGCGAGGACGAGATCGAGGCGTCGCGGCGCAATGTGAACGCCGCCCGCGCCACCCTCGACGCGGTCGCCACCGAGCTCGACGACCTCACCCAGTCCGCGCCGCGCGCCGGCCAGGTGCAGGAGATCTTCTACCGCGAGGGCGAGATCGTCCCCGCGGGCCGGCCCGTCGTCTCCCTCCTGCCGCCGGACAACCGCAAGATCCGCTTCTTCGTGCCGGAGGCGGGGCTGTCCGCCGTCTCGCTCGGCGAGGAGGTGACGGTGAGCTGCGACGGCTGCCCGCAACCCCTGCGCGCACGGATCAGCTTCGTGTCGGACGAGGCCGAATACACCCCGCCGGTCATCTTCTCCGTGGAGAGCCGCAAGAAGCTCGTCTACAAGGTGGAGGCGGTGCCGACGGGACCGGCGGCCGCCCTCAAGCCCGGCCAGCCCGTCGACGTCGCGCTCTCGCCCGGAGGCCCGTGA
- a CDS encoding ABC transporter ATP-binding protein, translating into MANAIEAEGLTKRFGDHTVVDHISLDVAEGEIVGFLGPNGSGKTTTIRMLTGLLTPDEGSGRCLGYDIVRESDRIKLNIGYMTQRFSFYEDLTIRENLDFVARLYGLTPRREHVDRTLDELGLSGRNDQLAGTLSGGWKQRLALAASVMHGPKLLLLDEPTAGVDPKARREFWDQIHHLAADGLTVLVSTHYMDEAERCHRIVYISYGTVVARGTAEEVIAGSGLSTFVVRGKQTATLADRIRTLDGVEQVAPFGAELHVVGSDPARLQASLDALAATNGITISRGETSLEDVFIRLMSEHGDDRR; encoded by the coding sequence ATGGCCAATGCGATCGAGGCGGAGGGGCTCACCAAGCGGTTCGGCGACCATACGGTGGTCGACCACATCTCGCTCGACGTGGCGGAGGGCGAGATCGTCGGCTTCCTCGGCCCCAACGGTTCCGGCAAGACCACCACGATCCGCATGCTCACCGGCCTCCTGACGCCGGACGAGGGCTCCGGGCGGTGCCTGGGCTACGACATCGTGCGCGAGAGCGACCGCATCAAGCTGAATATCGGCTACATGACGCAGCGCTTCAGCTTCTACGAGGACCTGACGATCCGCGAGAACCTCGACTTCGTGGCCAGGCTCTACGGGCTCACGCCGCGCCGCGAGCATGTCGACCGGACGCTGGATGAGCTCGGGCTCTCGGGCCGCAACGACCAGCTCGCCGGCACATTGTCGGGCGGCTGGAAGCAGCGCCTGGCGCTGGCGGCGAGCGTCATGCACGGGCCGAAGCTCCTGCTGCTCGATGAGCCGACCGCCGGCGTCGACCCCAAGGCGCGCCGCGAGTTCTGGGACCAGATCCACCATCTGGCGGCCGACGGGCTGACCGTGCTCGTCTCCACCCATTACATGGACGAGGCGGAGCGCTGCCACCGCATCGTCTATATCTCCTACGGCACCGTCGTCGCGCGCGGCACGGCGGAGGAGGTCATCGCCGGCTCCGGGCTGTCGACCTTCGTCGTGCGCGGCAAGCAGACCGCCACGCTCGCCGACCGCATCCGCACGCTCGACGGCGTGGAGCAGGTCGCCCCCTTCGGGGCGGAGCTCCATGTGGTCGGCAGCGATCCGGCCCGCCTGCAGGCGAGCCTCGACGCGCTGGCGGCAACCAACGGCATCACGATCAGCCGCGGCGAGACGAGCCTGGAGGACGTCTTCATCCGCCTCATGAGCGAGCACGGGGACGACAGGCGATGA
- a CDS encoding outer membrane protein: MRNTLIAGASVIALLLAGAQVAFAADMYAPAPPAPPAPPAPEPFNPWYVAAFGGASFMEDVDAKGSAEIDAEDYAFDGKLTSDMGFIVGGAVGRSFGAMRGEVELSYSENDFDKAKGKYTDPGGSEHISDSVGGDSGTVMVLANLWYDFNHTGALRPYIGGGAGLGFTDVSVKADDMKLVDDSNVGFGFQLGAGMKYAVTNTVDLDLSYRFRGVLDVKASDDTSFGPNSASAKVKDDFYSHNIVAGVTYHFSGF, encoded by the coding sequence ATGCGTAACACCCTCATTGCCGGCGCGTCCGTGATCGCACTGCTTCTGGCCGGTGCGCAGGTGGCCTTCGCCGCCGACATGTATGCTCCGGCCCCGCCGGCTCCTCCGGCCCCGCCCGCGCCCGAGCCCTTCAATCCCTGGTATGTAGCGGCCTTCGGCGGCGCGAGCTTCATGGAGGATGTCGACGCCAAGGGCTCCGCGGAGATCGACGCGGAGGACTACGCCTTCGACGGCAAGCTCACCAGCGATATGGGCTTCATCGTCGGCGGCGCGGTCGGGCGCAGCTTCGGCGCCATGCGCGGCGAGGTGGAGCTCTCCTACAGCGAGAACGACTTCGACAAGGCCAAGGGCAAGTACACCGATCCCGGCGGCTCCGAGCACATCTCCGACAGCGTGGGCGGCGACAGCGGCACGGTCATGGTGCTCGCCAATCTGTGGTACGACTTCAACCACACCGGCGCGCTGCGCCCCTATATCGGCGGCGGCGCGGGCCTCGGCTTCACCGATGTGAGCGTCAAGGCCGACGACATGAAGCTGGTCGACGACAGCAATGTCGGCTTCGGCTTCCAGCTCGGCGCGGGCATGAAATATGCCGTGACGAACACCGTCGACCTCGATCTGAGCTACCGGTTCCGCGGCGTGCTCGACGTCAAGGCGTCCGACGACACCTCCTTCGGCCCGAACTCCGCCTCCGCGAAGGTGAAGGACGACTTCTACTCGCACAATATCGTGGCCGGCGTGACCTACCACTTCTCCGGCTTCTGA
- the msrA gene encoding peptide-methionine (S)-S-oxide reductase MsrA, producing the protein MASFFRSKPAGLPAREDALPGRDTPIATAERHYVSGHPLKGPYPDGSETAVFGLGCFWGAERLFWELDGVWVTAAGYAGGITPNPTYEETCTGLTGHAEVVLVVYDPARISYDTLLKTFWEAHDPTQGMRQGNDVGTQYRSAIYWTSEAQRQEAEASSAAYGAALKARGLGPITTEIAAAGPFYFAEDYHQQYLAKNPSGYCGLAGTGVACPVGTGVRAAQ; encoded by the coding sequence ATGGCTTCGTTCTTTCGCAGCAAACCCGCCGGACTTCCGGCCAGGGAGGATGCCCTGCCGGGGCGCGACACGCCGATTGCGACGGCGGAGCGCCATTACGTGTCCGGCCACCCCCTCAAGGGCCCCTATCCGGATGGCTCAGAGACGGCGGTCTTCGGGCTGGGGTGCTTCTGGGGCGCGGAACGGCTGTTCTGGGAGCTCGACGGCGTCTGGGTCACGGCCGCCGGCTATGCGGGCGGGATAACACCCAACCCGACCTATGAGGAGACCTGCACCGGCCTCACCGGCCATGCGGAGGTCGTGCTCGTGGTCTACGATCCGGCCCGCATCTCCTACGACACGCTCCTGAAGACCTTCTGGGAGGCCCACGACCCGACGCAGGGCATGCGCCAGGGCAACGATGTGGGCACCCAGTACCGCTCCGCCATCTACTGGACGAGCGAGGCCCAGAGGCAGGAGGCGGAGGCCTCCAGCGCGGCCTATGGCGCGGCGCTGAAGGCGCGCGGCCTCGGGCCCATCACCACCGAGATCGCCGCCGCCGGGCCGTTCTATTTCGCCGAGGACTACCATCAGCAATATCTCGCCAAGAACCCGTCGGGCTATTGCGGCCTCGCCGGCACCGGCGTCGCCTGCCCCGTGGGCACCGGCGTGAGGGCCGCCCAGTGA
- a CDS encoding pirin family protein: MITIRKSAERGQADFGWLRTSHSFSFGSYHDRDHMGFGPLRVINEDHVAPGSGFDMHGHKDMEIVTYVLSGALEHKDSLGSGSVIRHGDVQRMTAGRGIRHAEFNPSLDEPVHLLQIWILPERVGLEPSYEEKRFFADDGEAGVRLVAAPDGRDGALAIHRDAEIGAARLKAGETLDHAFAPGRIGWLQVARGRVDLDGTPLRAGDGAGISGQDRIAVRALEDTEFLLFDMAGQT; encoded by the coding sequence ATGATCACCATTCGCAAGAGCGCAGAGCGCGGCCAGGCCGATTTCGGCTGGCTCCGGACGAGCCATTCCTTCTCCTTCGGCTCCTATCACGATCGCGACCATATGGGCTTCGGCCCCTTGCGGGTCATCAACGAGGACCATGTCGCGCCCGGCTCGGGCTTCGACATGCACGGCCACAAGGACATGGAGATCGTGACCTACGTGCTGTCGGGCGCGCTGGAGCACAAGGATTCGCTCGGCTCCGGCTCCGTCATCCGCCATGGCGACGTGCAGCGCATGACGGCCGGGCGCGGCATCCGGCACGCGGAGTTCAATCCCTCGCTGGACGAGCCCGTCCACCTGCTCCAGATCTGGATCCTGCCGGAGCGGGTCGGGCTGGAGCCGTCCTATGAGGAGAAGCGCTTCTTCGCCGACGACGGTGAGGCGGGCGTGAGGCTCGTCGCCGCGCCCGACGGCCGCGACGGCGCGCTCGCCATCCACCGCGACGCCGAGATCGGCGCCGCCCGCCTGAAGGCCGGGGAGACGCTCGACCATGCCTTCGCGCCCGGACGCATCGGCTGGCTTCAGGTCGCGCGCGGCAGAGTGGATCTCGACGGCACGCCGCTTCGCGCCGGCGACGGCGCGGGCATCTCCGGGCAGGACCGTATCGCGGTCCGCGCGCTGGAGGATACGGAGTTCCTGCTTTTCGACATGGCCGGCCAGACCTGA
- a CDS encoding carbonic anhydrase — protein MTTPAPAKRRLSALAALVLSVAATAAPGLSMPASGKTSWDYAGQNGPTRWSELDPAFETCGRGRTQSPVDIADRVTRGGTPLEIDYKPTPQRIVNNGHTIQLDYAPGSTLSVAGRTFHLLQVHFHSPSEHEIAGERYPMEVHFVNRAADGTLAVLAVLVERGEANPTFARILDDAPGKGEVRVARNGATIDASGLLPKVTGHYTLIGSLTTPPCTEGVAWYILEHPVAFSSDQIEAFRTFYPNNARPLQPLNGRTVLRN, from the coding sequence ATGACGACACCCGCCCCCGCAAAGCGCCGCCTGTCCGCCCTCGCAGCCCTTGTCCTGTCCGTTGCGGCCACCGCCGCGCCGGGCCTGTCCATGCCGGCCTCCGGCAAGACGTCCTGGGACTATGCCGGCCAGAACGGACCGACCCGCTGGAGCGAGCTCGACCCCGCCTTCGAGACCTGCGGCCGCGGCCGCACCCAGTCCCCGGTCGATATTGCCGACAGGGTCACGAGGGGCGGAACGCCGCTCGAGATCGACTACAAGCCGACGCCGCAGCGCATCGTCAATAACGGGCACACGATCCAGCTCGACTATGCGCCGGGCAGCACGCTCTCCGTCGCCGGCCGGACCTTCCACCTGCTGCAGGTCCATTTCCACAGCCCGAGCGAGCACGAGATCGCGGGGGAGCGCTATCCGATGGAGGTGCATTTCGTGAACCGCGCCGCCGACGGCACGCTCGCGGTCCTCGCCGTCCTCGTGGAACGGGGCGAGGCCAACCCGACCTTCGCCCGGATCCTCGACGATGCGCCCGGCAAGGGCGAGGTGCGCGTGGCCCGCAACGGCGCGACCATCGACGCTTCCGGCCTCCTGCCGAAGGTCACCGGCCACTATACGCTGATCGGCTCGCTGACGACGCCGCCCTGCACGGAAGGCGTGGCCTGGTACATCCTCGAGCATCCGGTCGCCTTCTCCAGCGACCAGATCGAGGCGTTCCGGACATTCTATCCCAACAATGCGCGGCCGCTGCAGCCCCTGAACGGTCGGACCGTCCTGCGCAACTGA
- a CDS encoding 2OG-Fe(II) oxygenase — protein sequence MTTGPGPAGPGANRVAALVETLAEQGFAVAPDFLDADLVSALAREALERDRARQTDTGGVGRKRDYAVDRTVRRARICWFDGSSPAQGQFLEEAERLRQEINRRLFLGVFEFEAQFAVYDAGGFYARHLDSFRGRRNRVVSLVAYLNADWQAGDGGTLAIWPAGTGGDAAAAPVAEVLPRAGTVVAMLSEEIPHEVRPAGRQRLSVAGWWRVNQMQGGRIDPPRISLC from the coding sequence GTGACGACCGGCCCCGGCCCGGCCGGGCCGGGCGCGAACAGGGTCGCCGCCCTCGTGGAGACGCTGGCCGAGCAGGGCTTCGCGGTCGCCCCCGATTTCCTCGACGCCGATCTCGTCTCCGCGCTCGCCCGCGAGGCGCTGGAGCGCGACCGGGCGCGCCAGACCGATACGGGCGGCGTGGGCCGCAAGCGCGACTATGCGGTCGACCGCACGGTGCGGCGCGCGCGCATCTGCTGGTTCGACGGGTCGAGCCCGGCGCAGGGGCAGTTCCTGGAGGAGGCGGAGCGCCTGCGCCAGGAGATCAACCGGCGCCTGTTCCTCGGCGTCTTCGAGTTCGAGGCCCAGTTCGCCGTCTACGATGCGGGCGGGTTCTATGCGCGCCACCTGGATTCCTTCCGCGGCCGGCGCAACCGCGTCGTCTCGCTCGTCGCCTACCTCAATGCGGACTGGCAGGCCGGCGATGGCGGCACGCTCGCCATCTGGCCGGCGGGCACCGGCGGGGATGCCGCCGCGGCCCCCGTTGCGGAGGTCCTGCCGCGCGCGGGCACGGTGGTCGCGATGCTGTCGGAGGAGATCCCGCACGAGGTCCGCCCCGCCGGGCGCCAGCGCCTGTCGGTCGCCGGCTGGTGGCGCGTCAACCAGATGCAGGGCGGCCGGATCGACCCGCCGCGCATAAGCCTTTGTTAA
- a CDS encoding class I SAM-dependent methyltransferase — translation MSRLDSFIRRITAQRECLNEAARAIEGLDGVVFELGLGNGRTYHHLRERLPDREIFVFERSPAAHPDCMPDAEHLFVGDVHDTLPAAVERFRGQVALLHCDLGTGDLAGNRRLADFISETIPPLMAPGALVLTDPAFDLPQAERQALPDGVEPDRYYVYRWPGRTAETARAAG, via the coding sequence ATGTCGAGACTGGACTCGTTCATCAGGCGGATCACGGCACAGCGGGAATGCCTGAACGAGGCGGCCCGCGCAATCGAGGGGCTCGACGGCGTCGTCTTCGAGCTCGGCCTCGGCAATGGCCGCACCTATCATCACCTCAGGGAGCGGCTGCCGGACCGCGAGATCTTCGTCTTCGAGCGCTCCCCGGCCGCCCATCCCGACTGCATGCCCGACGCGGAGCACCTGTTCGTCGGCGACGTCCACGACACGCTGCCGGCCGCCGTCGAGCGCTTCCGGGGGCAGGTGGCGCTGCTCCATTGCGACCTCGGCACGGGCGACCTCGCGGGCAACAGGCGCCTCGCCGACTTCATCTCCGAAACCATTCCGCCGCTCATGGCGCCGGGGGCGCTGGTGCTCACCGATCCGGCCTTCGACCTGCCGCAGGCGGAGCGCCAGGCCCTGCCGGACGGGGTGGAGCCTGACCGCTACTATGTCTATCGCTGGCCGGGCCGGACGGCGGAGACGGCGCGCGCCGCCGGCTGA
- a CDS encoding ABC transporter permease, whose product MTRIGPFWRRTAAILIKELIQLKRDRLTFAMMIGIPIMQLILFGFAINTDPKHLPTALVIADEGPFARSISAAMTNSDYFDIRDTVASEAEARRLIARGEVSFIVSLPPDFRRDTIRGLRPEILLQADATDPAAASNAVGAFGQIVQNALRDDLKGPSSALAYQPPPVDVVLHRLYNPEGITRYNIVPGLLGVILTMTLTLMTAISLTREVERGTMENLLAMPVGPLQVMVGKITPYIGIGFIQVAIILGAAKFVFGVPMLGSLTALFVGLVVFIATNLTLGYTFSTIAKSQMQAMQMTFFFFLPSILLSGFMFPFRGMPEWAQWIGTALPLTHFLRIVRGVLLKGNTLPDIAASLWPIVAILAIVATVALLRYRRTLD is encoded by the coding sequence ATGACGCGCATCGGCCCGTTCTGGCGCAGGACCGCGGCGATCCTGATCAAGGAGCTGATCCAGCTCAAGCGCGACCGGCTGACCTTCGCCATGATGATCGGCATCCCGATCATGCAGCTCATCCTGTTCGGCTTCGCCATCAACACCGACCCCAAGCACCTGCCGACCGCGCTCGTCATCGCCGACGAGGGGCCGTTCGCCCGCTCGATCTCCGCGGCGATGACCAATTCGGACTATTTCGACATTCGCGACACGGTGGCGAGCGAGGCGGAGGCGCGCCGCCTCATCGCGCGCGGCGAGGTCTCCTTCATCGTGTCCCTGCCGCCCGACTTCCGGCGCGACACGATCCGCGGGCTGAGGCCGGAGATCCTGCTCCAGGCGGACGCCACCGACCCGGCGGCGGCGTCCAATGCGGTCGGCGCCTTCGGCCAGATCGTGCAGAACGCCCTGCGCGACGACCTGAAGGGGCCCTCCTCCGCGCTCGCCTATCAGCCGCCGCCGGTCGATGTGGTGCTCCACCGGCTCTACAACCCGGAAGGCATCACCCGCTACAACATCGTGCCGGGACTGCTCGGCGTCATCCTCACCATGACGCTCACGCTCATGACCGCCATCTCGCTCACCCGCGAGGTGGAGCGCGGCACGATGGAGAACCTGCTCGCCATGCCGGTCGGCCCGCTCCAGGTGATGGTCGGCAAGATCACGCCCTATATCGGCATTGGCTTCATCCAGGTGGCGATCATTCTCGGCGCGGCGAAATTCGTCTTCGGCGTGCCGATGCTCGGCTCGCTGACCGCGCTCTTCGTCGGCCTCGTCGTCTTCATCGCGACCAACCTGACGCTCGGCTACACCTTCTCCACCATCGCCAAGAGCCAGATGCAGGCGATGCAGATGACCTTCTTCTTCTTCCTGCCCTCGATCCTCCTGTCGGGCTTCATGTTCCCCTTCCGCGGCATGCCGGAATGGGCGCAATGGATCGGCACCGCGCTGCCGCTCACCCATTTCCTGCGCATCGTGCGCGGCGTGCTTCTGAAGGGCAACACGCTGCCCGACATCGCAGCCAGCCTGTGGCCCATCGTGGCGATCCTCGCCATCGTCGCCACGGTCGCCCTCCTGCGCTACCGGCGCACGCTCGACTGA
- a CDS encoding NADPH-dependent FMN reductase encodes MSTQTPFKIIALSGSLRAGSYNTALLHAALELAPAGLDIEIADISDIPFYNGDVQARGFPAPLEALGAKIADADAVLFATPEYNYSVPGVLKNAIDWLSRLNPQPLENKPIGMVGASMGNMGTSRAQYHLRQILVFLNAPAMNRPEVFVGAAHTKFDEAGKLVDGDTRKFFADYLSAFEAWVGKAKALAA; translated from the coding sequence ATGAGCACCCAGACCCCTTTCAAGATCATCGCCCTGTCCGGCAGCCTTCGCGCGGGCTCCTACAACACGGCATTGCTTCATGCCGCGCTGGAGCTCGCGCCGGCGGGCCTCGACATCGAGATCGCCGATATCTCCGACATTCCCTTCTACAATGGCGATGTGCAGGCCAGGGGCTTCCCGGCGCCCTTGGAGGCGCTCGGCGCGAAGATCGCTGACGCCGACGCTGTGCTGTTCGCGACGCCGGAATACAACTACTCCGTCCCCGGCGTGCTCAAGAACGCCATCGACTGGCTGTCCCGCCTCAACCCGCAGCCGCTGGAGAACAAGCCCATCGGCATGGTCGGCGCCTCCATGGGCAATATGGGGACATCGCGGGCGCAGTATCATCTGCGCCAGATCCTCGTCTTCCTCAATGCGCCGGCGATGAACCGGCCGGAGGTCTTCGTCGGCGCGGCGCACACGAAGTTCGACGAGGCGGGCAAGCTCGTGGACGGGGATACGAGGAAGTTCTTCGCCGACTATCTCTCCGCCTTCGAGGCATGGGTCGGCAAGGCCAAGGCGCTCGCGGCCTGA